The Bdellovibrionales bacterium CG10_big_fil_rev_8_21_14_0_10_45_34 genome includes a window with the following:
- a CDS encoding 30S ribosomal protein S9, protein MAEKVYYATGRRKEASAKVFLKPGKGKIVVNKRPIEEYLKRSTSLKVSMQSLELAGKRSDVDLMISVRGGGEAGQAGAIRHGVARALCSLDETLRPALKKAGFLTRDPREVERKKYGQKGARARFQYSKR, encoded by the coding sequence ATGGCTGAAAAGGTATACTACGCGACTGGAAGAAGAAAAGAAGCCTCAGCGAAAGTTTTTCTTAAGCCCGGAAAAGGAAAAATCGTCGTTAACAAAAGGCCCATCGAAGAATACCTGAAGCGAAGTACTTCCCTAAAGGTGAGCATGCAGTCTTTAGAGCTTGCCGGTAAGAGGTCAGATGTCGACCTTATGATTTCAGTAAGAGGCGGGGGCGAAGCCGGTCAAGCTGGCGCTATCAGACACGGCGTTGCTCGTGCACTTTGTTCTCTTGATGAGACCCTTAGGCCTGCACTTAAGAAAGCTGGATTTTTAACTCGCGACCCAAGAGAAGTTGAGCGTAAAAAATACGGCCAAAAAGGTGCACGCGCTAGATTCCAATACTCTAAGCGATAA
- a CDS encoding 50S ribosomal protein L13: MSTFMANAETAERNWVLVDANSKKVGRLATQIAELLRGKNKPTFTSHVDNGDFVVVINCDKVELTGGKWDSKKYYRHSRFFGSMKETTAAEMLVKDPSFIIYDAVKGMLPKNKLSRHLLTKLKIYAGGEHPHVAQKPQLVEIKH; this comes from the coding sequence ATGTCGACGTTCATGGCCAATGCCGAAACCGCTGAAAGAAATTGGGTTTTGGTAGATGCAAATAGCAAAAAAGTAGGTCGTTTGGCGACTCAAATTGCCGAACTTTTGCGCGGAAAAAACAAACCCACGTTCACCAGCCATGTTGATAATGGTGATTTTGTTGTCGTCATTAATTGTGACAAAGTAGAATTAACCGGCGGAAAATGGGATTCAAAGAAGTATTACAGACACTCTCGTTTTTTTGGTTCTATGAAAGAAACGACGGCTGCTGAAATGCTAGTTAAAGACCCCTCTTTCATCATCTATGATGCTGTAAAGGGCATGCTTCCGAAGAACAAACTTTCTCGGCATCTTTTGACGAAACTAAAAATTTACGCAGGCGGAGAGCACCCTCACGTGGCTCAAAAGCCGCAATTGGTTGAGATTAAACACTAA